One window from the genome of Terriglobales bacterium encodes:
- a CDS encoding alpha/beta hydrolase-fold protein — translation MSRRWFYYFLFGCIASIAALAQTLAPPVPQRLVIHSHVLNEDRVIWVRMPAAAQGKKESYPVLYMTDAGTNINEIGSTIDFLADANFMPPLIVVAIANTDRNRDLTPSHAGVKHSDGTVDPVPTSGGADKFLDFIQTELVPEIERRYATLPYRILTGHSLGGLFAIHALINRPELFNACIATSPSLWWDDFRTLHQAQEFFAKQKEFKKALFFALGNEGGNMNEGFERLQKTLSANLPRGFLVKSARYSDEVHRSTELLGHYGGLRAIFSGWQAPLDPKTDMPIGGLEGVEQHYRALSDRFGFRVSAEKEINSLGYALLGAKKIDEALAAFRRNVELYPQSANPYDSLADGFEAAGKPDLAAQNVEQAVEVATRTGDPLLPEFRKHLERLVAAGKPAPGKAK, via the coding sequence ATGTCACGGCGCTGGTTCTACTACTTCCTGTTTGGCTGCATCGCCTCCATCGCCGCTCTCGCCCAGACCCTAGCACCGCCGGTGCCTCAGCGCTTGGTCATTCATTCCCATGTTCTGAATGAAGATCGTGTGATCTGGGTGCGGATGCCCGCTGCGGCGCAAGGGAAGAAGGAAAGCTACCCGGTGCTTTATATGACGGATGCCGGCACCAACATCAACGAGATTGGCAGCACCATCGATTTCCTCGCCGACGCCAACTTCATGCCGCCACTCATCGTCGTCGCCATCGCCAACACCGACCGCAATCGCGACCTGACCCCCAGCCATGCCGGCGTGAAGCATTCCGATGGTACGGTCGACCCAGTGCCCACCAGCGGCGGCGCCGACAAGTTCCTCGACTTTATCCAGACCGAGCTGGTCCCTGAGATCGAGAGGCGGTACGCGACCCTTCCCTATCGGATCCTCACGGGGCACTCACTGGGTGGTTTGTTCGCTATCCACGCGCTGATCAACCGTCCTGAGCTGTTCAACGCCTGCATCGCTACCAGCCCGAGTCTCTGGTGGGACGACTTCCGCACTCTGCACCAGGCCCAGGAGTTTTTCGCGAAACAAAAGGAATTCAAGAAAGCGCTCTTCTTCGCGCTCGGAAACGAGGGCGGGAATATGAACGAAGGATTTGAGCGGCTGCAGAAGACGCTGAGCGCGAACCTGCCGAGAGGTTTTCTTGTAAAGTCGGCGCGCTATAGCGACGAGGTCCACCGCTCGACCGAACTCTTGGGCCACTATGGCGGCCTTCGCGCCATCTTCTCCGGCTGGCAGGCGCCCCTCGATCCGAAGACGGACATGCCGATTGGTGGCCTCGAGGGGGTCGAGCAACATTACCGCGCGCTCTCAGATCGCTTCGGGTTCAGGGTTTCCGCTGAAAAGGAGATCAACTCACTCGGCTACGCCCTGTTGGGGGCCAAGAAGATCGACGAAGCCTTGGCGGCTTTCAGGCGCAACGTGGAACTTTATCCACAATCGGCAAATCCCTACGACAGCCTGGCGGATGGTTTCGAAGCCGCGGGCAAACCCGACTTGGCGGCACAGAACGTCGAGCAGGCGGTCGAAGTCGCGACCCGGACCGGCGACCCGTTGCTGCCGGAGTTCAGGAAGCATTTGGAACGCCTGGTGGCCGCTGGCAAGCCCGCGCCGGGGAAAGCCAAATAG
- the hslV gene encoding ATP-dependent protease subunit HslV, protein MNKKPLVRSTTVLAVRRDGKVVMAGDGQVTMGEGVVKHTAKKIRRLYQDKILAGFAGSTADAFSLFSRFEGKLEQYHGNLGRAAVELAKEWRTDKALRHLEALLLVADPNQTFLISGAGDVIEPDEGIAAIGSGGPYALAAARALYENTQLPARKIVEEAMKISAKICIFTNDQVTIEEL, encoded by the coding sequence ATGAACAAGAAGCCACTGGTACGTTCGACGACGGTGCTGGCCGTGCGCCGCGACGGCAAGGTCGTGATGGCCGGCGACGGCCAGGTCACCATGGGCGAAGGTGTGGTCAAGCACACGGCCAAGAAGATCCGCCGCCTCTACCAGGACAAGATCCTGGCCGGTTTCGCCGGCTCCACCGCCGACGCCTTCTCCCTGTTCTCGCGCTTCGAGGGCAAGCTGGAGCAGTACCACGGCAACCTGGGGCGGGCGGCGGTCGAGCTGGCCAAGGAGTGGCGCACTGACAAGGCCCTGCGCCACCTGGAAGCGCTGCTGCTGGTCGCCGACCCGAACCAGACGTTCCTGATCTCGGGCGCTGGCGACGTGATCGAGCCCGACGAGGGTATCGCCGCCATCGGCAGCGGGGGACCGTACGCGCTGGCGGCAGCCCGGGCTCTCTACGAGAACACCCAGCTCCCGGCGCGCAAGATCGTCGAGGAGGCGATGAAGATCTCGGCCAAGATATGCATCTTCACCAACGACCAGGTGACGATCGAGGAGCTCTAG
- the hslU gene encoding ATP-dependent protease ATPase subunit HslU yields MAIYLPGTAEEETLSLDDLTPREIVAELDKYVVGQKDAKRAVAIALRNRMRRQKLPPELAEEILPKNIIMIGPTGVGKTEIARRLAKLAGSPFLKIEASKFTEVGYVGRDVESMVRDLVEIAIDMVREEKLDDVADKAELNAEERLLDLLLPPQSPITGHAAAAGFALENTSGESYSRSREKLRQQLREGKLDERMVELDVREKSFPAFEIISNQGVEEMDVNIKDMLPNIFGQRTKKRKMKVSEAFDYLIQEEEQRLIDMEQVTRTAVERVEQSGIIFLDEIDKIAGRESGHGPDVSREGVQRDILPIVEGTTVNTRYGMVRTDHILFIAAGAFHVSKPSDLIPELQGRFPIRVELQSLTIEDFIKILTEPKSSLVKQYTALLETEGLKLEFTREALEEVARFAFRVNEGTENIGARRLHTIMERVLDEISFGAPDLKEKDVKVDGDYVRRMVADIVKDQDLSRYIL; encoded by the coding sequence ATGGCTATCTATTTACCGGGAACGGCTGAGGAAGAAACGCTTTCGCTCGATGACCTGACGCCGCGCGAGATCGTCGCCGAGCTCGACAAGTACGTGGTCGGGCAGAAGGACGCCAAGCGCGCGGTGGCCATCGCCCTGCGCAACCGCATGCGCCGGCAGAAGCTCCCGCCCGAGCTGGCGGAAGAGATCCTGCCCAAGAACATCATCATGATCGGCCCCACCGGGGTGGGGAAGACGGAGATCGCGCGCCGCCTGGCCAAGCTGGCGGGCTCGCCCTTCCTCAAGATCGAGGCCTCCAAGTTCACCGAGGTCGGTTATGTCGGCCGGGACGTGGAGAGCATGGTCCGCGACCTGGTGGAGATCGCCATCGACATGGTGCGCGAGGAGAAGCTCGACGACGTCGCCGACAAGGCCGAGCTCAACGCCGAGGAGCGCCTGCTCGACCTGCTCCTGCCGCCGCAGAGCCCGATCACCGGACACGCGGCCGCCGCGGGCTTCGCGCTCGAGAACACTTCCGGCGAATCCTATTCCCGCTCGCGCGAGAAGCTGCGCCAGCAGCTCCGCGAGGGCAAGCTCGACGAGCGCATGGTCGAGCTCGACGTGCGCGAGAAGTCCTTTCCCGCCTTCGAGATCATCTCCAACCAGGGCGTGGAGGAGATGGACGTCAACATCAAGGACATGCTGCCCAACATCTTCGGCCAGCGCACCAAGAAGCGGAAGATGAAGGTCAGCGAGGCCTTCGATTACCTGATCCAGGAAGAAGAGCAGCGGCTGATCGACATGGAGCAGGTCACGCGCACCGCGGTGGAGCGGGTGGAGCAGTCGGGCATCATCTTCCTCGACGAGATCGACAAGATCGCCGGCCGGGAGAGCGGCCACGGCCCCGACGTCTCCCGCGAGGGCGTGCAGCGCGACATCCTGCCCATCGTCGAGGGCACCACCGTGAACACCCGCTACGGCATGGTGCGCACCGACCACATCCTCTTCATCGCCGCCGGCGCCTTCCACGTCTCCAAGCCCAGCGACCTGATCCCCGAATTGCAGGGGCGCTTCCCCATCCGGGTGGAGCTGCAGTCCCTGACCATCGAGGACTTCATCAAGATCCTCACCGAGCCCAAGTCATCGCTGGTGAAGCAGTACACCGCGCTGCTCGAGACCGAGGGCCTGAAGCTGGAGTTCACCCGCGAGGCGCTGGAGGAAGTGGCGCGCTTCGCCTTCCGGGTGAATGAGGGCACGGAGAACATCGGGGCGCGGCGGCTGCACACCATCATGGAGCGGGTGCTCGACGAGATCAGCTTCGGCGCTCCCGACCTGAAGGAAAAAGACGTGAAGGTGGACGGCGACTACGTGCGCCGCATGGTCGCCGACATCGTGAAGGACCAGGACCTGTCGCGCTACATCCTCTAG